The genomic region TCATCGGAGCGTAACGGAGCCGACAATTTCGGCATAGAATCATAAACGGAATATTCTTCTTTCAGTTCATCGGAAAGCATGTCGAGCAAGTCGGACAATACGATGTATAAATGTCCATCAATGGCCGTCCGCGGAGCCTCACTCTCGGTAACAAGCTCTTCGAACAGCTTTTCGCCCGGCTTGCTCCCTATCTCGGTAAAATCAAATGCGGTCTTACCCGAAACAGCCCTAGCAAGGCTCATAATATCGCAGCTACCCATGTTCTTTACGAAAATCTCGCCCCCCACCATGCGTTCCGACGCTTCGATACACAAGTCAACAGCCTGCGACATCGAAAGGAAAAAGCGCGTCATGCCGGTTGCTGTGATCGTTAGGGGCAAGCCTTTCTCAATCTGTCGTCTGAAAATCTGCAAGACAGACCCGTTTGAATCTAGCACGTTTCCGAAACGTACACTTGCGAACCTAGTTTTGTGTTTGCCCGAAAAATTATTTGCCGAGGTAAAAAGGCGCTCACCGAGTAATTTTGAGGCCCCCATCGTACTGGTGGGGTTGACTGATTTATCGCTGCTCGTCAAGACTACCCGGCTGACTTCTGTTGCGACCGAGGCTTGGATTACATTATGCGTGCCAACTATATTGGTTTGCATTGCTTCAAACGGGTTGTATTCGGACAGGTAGACATGCTTTAGTGCCGCGCAATGGTAGACAACATCAACTCCCTCCATTGCCAGTTGCAAGCGCTCCTTGTCACGAATATCGCCGAGAAAAAGCCTCAATTGGGAGCTGTAGTCGCTGAACTCCTGATCCAGTCTGAACAGACCATTTTCACTCTGATCAAAAGCACATACCGTGTCGCCATTCTCTAGCAGTCGTTCGACCAGAGCGGAACCGACAGAGCCGCAGGCTCCTGTAACCAAAATACGTTTCTTTGTAGTCATGTTATAAGTAAACCAAGTTGAATTTCATTCTGATGAGCTGATATCGTTCAGCGTTACATGCGAACCGGAAACGATACTTTTGAGCAATTTTTTTCCAACTACCTTGTCGACATCGTGGGGTGGGATGCCATCAGTCGGACACGGTCTCAACATGGATAGGTCATCTCTGGACAATACCTTACCTTGATCGATGTCACGGTTGACGCGGATACAACGGCGTTGCAAAACCACGGTATCTCTCTCGTTGTCTTCGATTTTTTTGACCCCGTTCCCGAGCGACATTTCCAGTTCCCTAGTCCGGTCCACCATTTCCCGCCATGACTCCGGGGTCATCGCAAATCCGTGGTCGGGGCCCTCTCTCTCCGTAGAATCTGTAAAATGCTTTTCGATCACTCTCGCACCCAAGGCGACCGCACCCAAGACGGCAACATGCCCCGGCATATGATCGCTCAGCCCAAGTACTATCCCAGGATACATCGAGGAAAACTCTTTTAGGACATTCAACTGCAGGCTCGAGTAATTTTTATGATCTGCGGTATAATTGGTGTTGCACTGGAGCAGAACCACATCACGATTTATCTTAAGCAAAGCATCAGTTGCGCGTTTAACGTCCTTCATATCAGAAGCACCGGTCGCCACCAATACGGGTTTTTTCTTTCCTGCCATGCGCTCGATAATTTCAACCCAGGTAATATCACCCGAACCAACCTTGTAAGCAGGAACGAACTCGTCGACATAATCCACCAACTCGAATGAGTAAGGACTGGTAAAAAAGCTCACACCAGCCTCGTCGCAAGCATTTTTTAGTGCAGCGGTCCAGTCGCGATTTAATGACGCATCGTCATAGGTGTCAAAAACCGATTTTTTCCACGCAGATTGATGCGACTGTTGCCCCCCGAGCTGTTTGAAACCCTCGTCGCTAACCAAGGCTCCTGCGGTGTAGTGCTGAAATTTGACCGCATCAGCGCCAGCATCCTTAGCGAGATAAATGAGATCTTTAGCTCGCTCCAAGTCCTGATCAAAATTGGATCCTATCTCGGCAATAAAATATACAGGATCATCGAGACTAATCCTTTTGCCGTCTATATGGATAACGGAATTCGGTTGAGTATTCACGTCATTCATTCCCCAAATTCATTTGCACGCGCATTCATTCTCGGTGCGTAGGTTGCCAGCAATTGGTAAGATTTCTTGATCAAGCGAAAACTAACCACCGATTATTTCTTGGAAATTGCCCACTCTACTTACTCTTCCGGATTTTAACTCGACAATGTAGTCGCAATTCTTCAATGTGCTTACACGATGCGCCACCATCAATATAGTCAGTGTTTCATCCATGTCTTCAAACGATTTCATTACTGCTGCCTCGGTTTCCACATCCAACGCACTAGTCGCCTCGTCCAGTACTAGAACATCCGCTTTCTTGTAAAGCGCCCGGGCAATGCCGATTCTTTGTCTTTGACCGCCGGAAAGGCGGATTCCGCGCTCCCCAACAAATGTATCATATCCGTCGTTTAATGCCTCAATTGCCCCGGAAATCTGGGCCTTCTCGGCTGCTACCTTCAGCCTGGTCCAGTCAATATGTTCTTTGCGCACACCAAATGCGATGTTTTCTGCAATCGAACCATCCGTTAGAAAAATACTTTGCGGAACGTGAGCGATTCGCGCCTGCCACGACCTTTGGGTCTTCAGATCGAGTGCCGTGTTGTCTATGCTTATCTCCCCGGAACTCGCGAAAAGTAGGCCCATGATGAGATCCAGTAGGGTACTTTTCCCGCTTCCCGTTTCTCCAATAAAACCTACCCTAGCCCCGCGCTCGATGGTCAGGTCAAGTTTTTGCAAGACCGGTTTGCCTTCCTGTGGATGATAACTGAAGGTCAGGTCGCTCACCTGAATTCGGTCATTAAACAGTAAAGGCTCATGACGTATCTGTGCTGAGGGAGGCGGCGCTTCCTGTTCTAGGAGTTCCAACACATCGACCAGGGAAGCCTTGCCGCCCGCCATGGATGCCCAGCTTGCATATCCCTGCTGAACTAGCGGCAATAACCTCTGAGCCGCCAAGGCCAACGTCCCGAGCACAGGCAGGGCAGCTGCTAAACCTTCTTCACGCTGGGTCAGAATATAGGCAAGTATCGCGATCAGAACCATACCAAAGGCCTCGATCACCGGTCGCGGAGCCCCGCCCAGAATGGCAATTATAGACAACGCTCTGCGCATTTGCCAATCGACTCGCCGATATATTCGAAAGTACGTTTCCTGAAGGCCGTCAATAATTACATCCCGAATCCCTCCTAGCCCCTCCTGGACAACCTGGGCCACTTCGTTTTGCCTCAGCGTGACTAGCTGACTGTTAGATGCCAGATGTTTCTTGGTGAAATAAGCAACAGCAAAATAGATCAATCCGAAACTAAGCAACGCAACCGTGGTCATTTGGGGGTCAACGAAAAACATGAACCCGACAACCGTAGCAACTATAATGGATGCTGAGATCAGGGTTAGAAAAGGTATAATAACAAAATACACAACAGTATTAATCTTCGTCATCAATACCGCAATTATTTGGCTGCTGTTTCTCGCAGAATGGACGGCGTATGGTTGATAGAGCGTTTTTCGGTAAGCGGCCGATCCTAGGTCGTTACCTATAGCGTTCCCTAGATGGGTTTGCACCCACAGCAAGGCTAGCCTGATTAAGCCTGATATTATGGCAGCCAAAGCAAACAAAATACTCAGTGGCAAAACAAGTTCCGCAGAAGAATTTAGGTCAAGCAAGTTTATAAGCGGTTGCATCAAGGCATGGGAAAAGACTTCGTCTGGGGCCGTTAGAGCTCCTAAAAATGGCAAAACCATACCCAGCGAGACCACTTCAGAAACAGTCCCTAAGAGCATCAATGCCATGAGCCAAGCCAATTGTTTTTTACGACCAGCAGGTATAAATTTCCACAAAGATGCAAGTAATTGGGGCAAAGTTTTTCCGTAAAATCTTCTATTGAAGCTAAATTTTCAAGGTCTAAAAACTTGGGTCAAACACACAAATTAGTCTTACCAATATCAAAAAGACATTTAAGATCATAGGTGAAATCGCGACGGTGCTTGCGATGGTTGAGGACCTTGATCGGGGTATCGGCGGTAGTCGCAGTGGTGAATGTAAGTAGCGCCATGTCGGGAGGTTCCCAGCAGGTGTGCTTAGTAAATGCGTAGGCCGGTGGTCAGGAGGTCGCGCATGTGGCTGTATGTGTGCGCCGTCAGTTTATGCGATTTCTTGCTGGCCGCATAGAGTGCTTGGGACTGCGTTGTTTTCCGCAGAAAGACATTGTCGAGACGAAAATAGAGGAAATTGGATTTGATGTGAAGGCGGCTGCGGCGCAATAGGAATGCACACGATTTTCTTTATCCAATCGCATTCAGCGCTAGGTTAACAACTACGTTCTTGAGAGGTTCATTTGAAAAATGGCGGAGAGGGTGGGATTCGAACCCACGGTACTATTGCTAGTACAACGGTTTTCGAGACCGCCCCGTTCGACCACTCCGGCACCTCTCCGCATGTGTGGTCTTGGCGTTCGAGGCGGTGTTTACCGGGATGAGCGCCAGATTGCAAGAGGGAAATCTCAAATTTCATGGACTCTTTTGCCTGGGCTTTTGGGCCGCGCTGTTTGCCCCGGTTTGGAAGGCGTGCAGGTTCTTGCAAATCTGCGGCTTTGCCATGCGGTCCCGGGCGGCGTAAAAGGTCACTCTGTGGTTGACTCTTGGGGGCAAAAGCGGTAATTCACCCGTTCTTCGCAGCGGTTCGGTATCTGTTAGCAGCGGCACCGAGCTGCGCGTTTGTGTTTCCAGAATGTTTTTCAGGAACTTTTAGATGTACGCAATCATCAAAACTGGCGGCAAACAGTATAAAGTTGCTGCCAACGACGTTATCAAAGTCGAAAAGATCGCTGCCCAGGCCGGTGATACCGTGAAACTTGAAGAAGTTCTCATGGTTGCTGGCGACGGTGCGCCGAAGGTTGGTGCTCCGTTGGTCAAAGGTGCTTCTGTAACTGCAGAAGTTCTCGAACAGGCCAAGGGCGACAAGGTGATCGTTTTCAAGAAAAAGCGCCGGCATAACTACCGTCGCAAAAATGGTCATCGCCAGAACCTGACTGTTCTGCGCATCAAGGACATCAAAGCCTGATTTATCAGGTTGAGATGCAGTTTTAGGAGAGTTTCATGGCTCATAAGAAAGCTGGTGGTAGTTCGCGCAACGGTCGTGACTCCGAAGGTCGCCGTCTCGGCGTTAAAAAATTCGGTGGTCAGGCAGTTGTTGCAGGCAACATTCTCGTTCGTCAGCGTGGCACCAAGTTCCATGCCGGTGACAATGTTGGCCTCGCCAAAGACCACACCCTGTTTGCGACTGTGAACGGTTCTGTCCAGTTCAAGTCGGGCTTCAAGGGTCGTACCTACGTAACCGTCGTTCCGGCCGAGGCGTAAGCCTCCCGTCGGCTGCGCGATACGTAGCAAGATTTTCGAGGGAGGAATGAGCAATCATTCCTCCCTTGTTTTATGTGATATAGAATTTCGGACCCCGTCGCTGCGCGTGCCTCGCGCACCGGGGAGCCAATATAAAGTGATAAACGGGTGCGCCCGAAGGACCGGTTATGAAGTTTCTCGATGAAGCCAAGATTTATGTGCGCAGTGGCCGTGGCGGTGCCGGTTCGGTCAGCTTCCGCCGTGAAAAATATATCGAGTATGGCGGGCCGGACGGCGGCGATGGCGGTCGGGGTGGCGACATCATCCTCGAGGCGGTCGAGAACCTGAACACCCTGATCGATTTCCGTTATCAGCAGCACTTCAAGGCCGAAGTCGGCATGCATGGCATGGGCCGACAGCGTACTGGCCGTTCGGGCAAATCCATCACCATCAAAGTCCCGGTCGGAACGCAAGTCCTTGCCGAAGACCGCGAAACCCTGATTGTTGATATGATCGAACCCGGTCAGACCTACATGCTCTGCCGCGGTGGCGATGGCGGCCGTGGTAACACGCATTTCAAATCCTCGACCAACCAGGCACCGCGTCGTGCCGAAGAAGGCTGGCCGGCAGAGGAAATGTGGGTCTGGCTGCGCCTGAAGCTGATCGCCGATGCCGGTCTTGTTGGTCTGCCGAATGCTGGCAAGTCGACCTTCCTTGCCGCATCCTCGCATGCGCGCCCGAAAATTGCCGATTATCCCTTCACCACCCTGCATCCGCAGTTGGGTGTGGTGAATGTCGATGATCATGAATTTGTTCTGGCCGATATTCCCGGCCTGATCGAAGGCGCATCCGAAGGCAAGGGCATCGGCACGCGCTTCCTTGGTCATATCGAACGCTGCGAAGTTCTGGTCCATCTGATCGACTGCGGCGAAGAAGATCCGGTCGCGACCTATAAGACGGTGCGTGAAGAACTTGAAGGCTACGCCGAGGAACTGGTCGAAAAGCCCGAAATCGTTGTTCTGTCCAAGGCCGATCAGCTCCTGCCCGAAATGGTCGAGGAGCAGCGCCAGATCCTTGAAAAGGGTATCGGCAAAAAGGTCTATGTCGTGTCCGGCGTGACCCAGCAGGGCTTGAAGGAAATCCATCGCGAAATCCGCGCCTATATTGATGGGGAGCGTGAACGCCGTGCGAGGGAAGGCCGCGAAGAAGAGGGCTTCCAGCCGTGACAAGCAATGCCCTGGCGGATGCGAAGCGCCTGATCATCAAGGTGGGCTCGGCCCTGCTGGTGGATGAAAATACCGGCAAGCTGCGTCGTGCCTGGCTTGAAGCATTGGCCGATGATATCGCCCTTCTGCGCGAACGCGGGGTCGAGGTGATTGTGGTCTCCAGTGGTGCGATCGCCCTTGGTCGTCGGTTGCTCGGCCTTGATCACCGCACGATCAGTCTGGCCGACAAACAGGCCGCCGCCGCCACCGGGCAAATCAGCCTGTCACAAGTCTGGCAAGAGGCCCTTGGCCGCAATGGCCTGACCATGGCACAGGTGCTGGTCACACTTGAGGACATGGAAGGCCGTCGTCGCTACCTGAATGCCCGCGGGACGCTGAATGCCCTGCTTGGCCGTGGCGCCATTCCGCTGATCAATGAAAACGATACCGTTGCGACCGAGGAAATCCGCTTTGGCGACAATGATCGCTTGGGGGCCAAGGTCGCGCACATGATTTCGGCCGATACGCTGGTTCTGCTTTCGGACATCGATGGTCTTTATACCGCCGATCCGCGCAAGAACCCGGATGCCGAACTGATCCCTGAAGTCCGCGAACTGACGCCCGAGATTTTCGATATGGCCGGTGTTGCGCCGACCATGTATAGCTC from Thalassospira indica harbors:
- a CDS encoding ABC transporter ATP-binding protein — encoded protein: MPQLLASLWKFIPAGRKKQLAWLMALMLLGTVSEVVSLGMVLPFLGALTAPDEVFSHALMQPLINLLDLNSSAELVLPLSILFALAAIISGLIRLALLWVQTHLGNAIGNDLGSAAYRKTLYQPYAVHSARNSSQIIAVLMTKINTVVYFVIIPFLTLISASIIVATVVGFMFFVDPQMTTVALLSFGLIYFAVAYFTKKHLASNSQLVTLRQNEVAQVVQEGLGGIRDVIIDGLQETYFRIYRRVDWQMRRALSIIAILGGAPRPVIEAFGMVLIAILAYILTQREEGLAAALPVLGTLALAAQRLLPLVQQGYASWASMAGGKASLVDVLELLEQEAPPPSAQIRHEPLLFNDRIQVSDLTFSYHPQEGKPVLQKLDLTIERGARVGFIGETGSGKSTLLDLIMGLLFASSGEISIDNTALDLKTQRSWQARIAHVPQSIFLTDGSIAENIAFGVRKEHIDWTRLKVAAEKAQISGAIEALNDGYDTFVGERGIRLSGGQRQRIGIARALYKKADVLVLDEATSALDVETEAAVMKSFEDMDETLTILMVAHRVSTLKNCDYIVELKSGRVSRVGNFQEIIGG
- the rplU gene encoding 50S ribosomal protein L21, which encodes MYAIIKTGGKQYKVAANDVIKVEKIAAQAGDTVKLEEVLMVAGDGAPKVGAPLVKGASVTAEVLEQAKGDKVIVFKKKRRHNYRRKNGHRQNLTVLRIKDIKA
- a CDS encoding N-acetylneuraminate synthase family protein, yielding MNDVNTQPNSVIHIDGKRISLDDPVYFIAEIGSNFDQDLERAKDLIYLAKDAGADAVKFQHYTAGALVSDEGFKQLGGQQSHQSAWKKSVFDTYDDASLNRDWTAALKNACDEAGVSFFTSPYSFELVDYVDEFVPAYKVGSGDITWVEIIERMAGKKKPVLVATGASDMKDVKRATDALLKINRDVVLLQCNTNYTADHKNYSSLQLNVLKEFSSMYPGIVLGLSDHMPGHVAVLGAVALGARVIEKHFTDSTEREGPDHGFAMTPESWREMVDRTRELEMSLGNGVKKIEDNERDTVVLQRRCIRVNRDIDQGKVLSRDDLSMLRPCPTDGIPPHDVDKVVGKKLLKSIVSGSHVTLNDISSSE
- a CDS encoding SDR family NAD(P)-dependent oxidoreductase; this translates as MTTKKRILVTGACGSVGSALVERLLENGDTVCAFDQSENGLFRLDQEFSDYSSQLRLFLGDIRDKERLQLAMEGVDVVYHCAALKHVYLSEYNPFEAMQTNIVGTHNVIQASVATEVSRVVLTSSDKSVNPTSTMGASKLLGERLFTSANNFSGKHKTRFASVRFGNVLDSNGSVLQIFRRQIEKGLPLTITATGMTRFFLSMSQAVDLCIEASERMVGGEIFVKNMGSCDIMSLARAVSGKTAFDFTEIGSKPGEKLFEELVTESEAPRTAIDGHLYIVLSDLLDMLSDELKEEYSVYDSMPKLSAPLRSDEQLLSDKEVVEMLETADLLR
- the obgE gene encoding GTPase ObgE yields the protein MKFLDEAKIYVRSGRGGAGSVSFRREKYIEYGGPDGGDGGRGGDIILEAVENLNTLIDFRYQQHFKAEVGMHGMGRQRTGRSGKSITIKVPVGTQVLAEDRETLIVDMIEPGQTYMLCRGGDGGRGNTHFKSSTNQAPRRAEEGWPAEEMWVWLRLKLIADAGLVGLPNAGKSTFLAASSHARPKIADYPFTTLHPQLGVVNVDDHEFVLADIPGLIEGASEGKGIGTRFLGHIERCEVLVHLIDCGEEDPVATYKTVREELEGYAEELVEKPEIVVLSKADQLLPEMVEEQRQILEKGIGKKVYVVSGVTQQGLKEIHREIRAYIDGERERRAREGREEEGFQP
- the proB gene encoding glutamate 5-kinase, whose product is MTSNALADAKRLIIKVGSALLVDENTGKLRRAWLEALADDIALLRERGVEVIVVSSGAIALGRRLLGLDHRTISLADKQAAAATGQISLSQVWQEALGRNGLTMAQVLVTLEDMEGRRRYLNARGTLNALLGRGAIPLINENDTVATEEIRFGDNDRLGAKVAHMISADTLVLLSDIDGLYTADPRKNPDAELIPEVRELTPEIFDMAGVAPTMYSSGGMVTKLQAAEIAMKAGCRMIIARGTIYHPLKAQLEGAPNTVFLPSESPLAARRHWIATSLKASGAIIVDAGAAKALAAGKNLLAAGITGVDGRFKHGDAVRVLGPDGAQIARGITSYGAEETRLLMGHASADIEATLGFTRGNAIIHSDDLVLVEG
- the rpmA gene encoding 50S ribosomal protein L27, translating into MAHKKAGGSSRNGRDSEGRRLGVKKFGGQAVVAGNILVRQRGTKFHAGDNVGLAKDHTLFATVNGSVQFKSGFKGRTYVTVVPAEA